One genomic segment of Arachis duranensis cultivar V14167 chromosome 4, aradu.V14167.gnm2.J7QH, whole genome shotgun sequence includes these proteins:
- the LOC107483232 gene encoding uncharacterized protein LOC107483232, whose amino-acid sequence MQFFGGSEISPSPPVPTASGNNGHMMYVFNRNGVCLLYREWNRPLRTLNAQQDHKLMFGLLFSLKSLTAKMDPTIAEKGNLGVPQLPGQGCSFHSFRTNTYKLSFMESPSGIKIILVTHPRTGDLRDSLKYIYNLYVEYVVKNPLYTPGSPIRCQLFNTTLDQYVRGIA is encoded by the exons ATGCAATTTTTCGGAGGGTCTGAAATCAGTCCATCACCTCCTGTACCAACAGCTTCAGGGAACAATGGCCATATGATGTATGTGTTCAATAGGAATGGTGTATGCTTGCTCTATCGGGAGTGGAATCGTCCATTGCGGACATTGAATGCTCAGCAAGACCATAAGTTAATGTTTGGACTTCTTTTCTCACTGAAGTCACTAACAGCGAAGATGGACCCTACCAT TGCAGAGAAAGGAAACCTTGGTGTCCCTCAGTTGCCCGGCCAAGGTTGTTCATTTCACAGTTTTCGAACTAATACATATAAACTTAGTTTCATGGAAAGTCCTTCCGGAATAAAG ATTATCCTAGTGACTCATCCTCGAACCGGTGATCTGCGGGACTCCTTGAAGTATATCTACAATTTGTATGTTGAATATGTTGTCAAGAATCCGCTCTATACACCCGGATCTCCTATTAG GTGTCAGCTGTTCAATACAACATTGGACCAGTATGTGAGAGGCATTGCCTAG
- the LOC107483186 gene encoding uncharacterized protein LOC107483186, whose translation MRGGYVRRGHSRSHEPPESSRRNWEQRSAKKIRKGGEGLDFSGDMSLVPREEDWMVEEREGCPNEEQPTRRSFSEAVKGGKKPIAIEEKESSESSDESDDEEGKCLQPEMGSIEVINIGNEFFIVKFFSQEELDYALTGGPWKIFDHYLTLRFWKPDFNPMEAIIDTVAAWIRLPGLAIEYYEDEMLKKIGNVIGRTLKVDTNTADKCRGRFARLCVELDLSQPLISQYSINGVHYLVEYEGIHNICFSCGIVGHEKANCPRRKTGENGGQKVTEEAQRKG comes from the exons ATGAGAGGTGGTTATGTTAGGAGAGGACACTCCCGTTCCCATGAGCCCCCAGAATCGTCGAGACGCAATTGGGAGCAACGTTCAGCTAAGAAGATAAGGAAAGGGGGGGAAGGTCTTGACTTTTCTGGAGACATGTCACTAGTTCCAAGAGAAGAAGATTGGATGGTGGAGGAAAGAGAAGGTTGCCCCAATGAAGAGCAGCCAACCAGACGATCCTTCAGTGAGGCGGTGAAAGGTGGCAAGAAGCCCATAGCCATAGAAGAAAAGGAGAGTTCAGAATCATCAGACGAGTCTGATGACGAGGAGGGAAAATGCTTGCAGCCTGAGATG GGAAGTATTGAAGTTATTAATATAGGGAATGAATTTTTCATCGTCAAATTCTTCTCTCAAGAGGAACTTGACTACGCTCTCACTGGGGGGCCATGGAAGATATTTGACCACTATCTCACTCTGAGATTTTGGAAACCAGATTTCAACCCAATGGAGGCTATCATTGACACGGTGGCGGCGTGGATAAGGTTGCCCGGCCTTGCTATCGAATATTATGAAGATGAAATGCTGAAGAAGATTGGCAATGTAATAGGAAGAACACTGAAAGTGGACACTAACACAGCAGACAAGTGTCGAGGAAGATTTGCGAGGCTGTGCGTTGAGCTAGACCTGTCACAACCATTGATCTCCCAATACTCCATTAATGGAGTCCACTACTTGGTGGAGTACGAGGGCATACACAATATATGTTTCTCTTGTGGGATTGTGGGCCATGAAAAAGCAAACTGTCCAAGGAGAAAAACTGGGGAGAACGGTGGCCAGAAAGTCACAGAAGAGGCACAGAGAAAAGGATAA
- the LOC107483234 gene encoding uncharacterized protein LOC107483234 isoform X1 has protein sequence MEASTSSYKIILGSSSVARRKILSEMGYEFTKMTADIDEKSIRKETPEELVMALAEAKAEAILQKLPVDDYLKDAEPTLLITCDQETETSQIRIPMGLLGRDCRPINQITTST, from the exons ATGGAAGCTTCCACTTCTTCCTACAAG ATTATATTGGGATCATCCTCAGTAGCACGGCGCAAGATACTATCTGAAATGGGGTACGAATTCACGAAAATG ACTGCTGATATTGATGAGAAGAGCATCCGAAAGGAAACTCCTGAAGAGCTGGTTATGGCTCTAGCTGAAGCCAAG GCAGAAGCTATCTTACAGAAGCTCCCTGTTGATGACTACCTAAAGGATGCTGAGCCAACATTATTAATTACTTGTGACCAA GAAACAGAAACAAGTCAAATAAGAATACCTATGGGCCTATTGGGTCGTGATTGTCGGCCCATAAATCAAATAACCACATCCACATAG
- the LOC110272340 gene encoding 50S ribosomal protein L31, chloroplastic, whose amino-acid sequence MAQCITNTFLHPKPFHPLPSKTKPVGNCRVGVTCRKKDIHPQYHEDAKVYCNGELVMTTGGTQKEYVVDVWSGNHPFYLGSRSAVMVDDDQVEKFRKKFSELTEIMEIPVLKGEIVIPSRRRGIQKGGKKK is encoded by the exons ATGGCGCAGTGCATAACCAACACATTCCTCCACCCAAAACCCTTCCATCCTCTCCCATCCAAAACAAAACCC GTGGGAAATTGCAGGGTGGGGGTGACGTGCAGGAAGAAGGATATACACCCGCAGTACCACGAGGATGCTAAAGTGTATTGCAACGGGGAACTCGTGATGACTACCGGTGGGACCCAGAAGGAGTACGTGGTTGACGTTTGGTCAGGTAACCACCCCTTTTACCTGGGTAGCCGGTCAGCGGTTATGGTTGACGATGACCAAGTTGAGAAGTTTAGGAAGAAGTTCAGTGAGCTCACTGAAATTATGGAGATTCCGGTACTCAAGGGTGAAATCGTAATTCCCTCCAGGCGCAGGGGTATTCAGAAAGGTGgcaagaagaagtag
- the LOC107483234 gene encoding uncharacterized protein LOC107483234 isoform X2 produces MEASTSSYKIILGSSSVARRKILSEMGYEFTKMTADIDEKSIRKETPEELVMALAEAKANAIISKLQTTSNQERVDESMILIAADTVHLASFLVIGNC; encoded by the exons ATGGAAGCTTCCACTTCTTCCTACAAG ATTATATTGGGATCATCCTCAGTAGCACGGCGCAAGATACTATCTGAAATGGGGTACGAATTCACGAAAATG ACTGCTGATATTGATGAGAAGAGCATCCGAAAGGAAACTCCTGAAGAGCTGGTTATGGCTCTAGCTGAAGCCAAG GCTAATGCCATCATATCAAAACTTCAAACTACCAGTAACCAAGAGAGGGTTGATGAATCAATGATTTTAATTGCGGCAGACACAGTACATCTTGCTTCCTTTCTGGTCATTGGCAACTGTTAG